One genomic window of Micromonospora sp. WMMD1128 includes the following:
- the murG gene encoding undecaprenyldiphospho-muramoylpentapeptide beta-N-acetylglucosaminyltransferase — MGPLRSVVLCGGGTGGHIYPLLAFADCLRRHDPSVRITCLGTPKGLENELIPPAGYDLRQIPAYQLPRSVNMSLVRTPDRMWKAARAAGKVIDEVQADVVVGFGGYVSVPGYLAAWRRDLPIVIHEVNVPPGVANRMGMKFTKNVAVGFPHQPVQAEALRDARVVGVPLRRGIAGLDRAALRDAARAHFGLRPDLPVLFVAGGSQGARSINLAVSGAAKELARNGVQVLHVIGARNEPVSVPSDLPVPYVTLPYLSEMELGYAAADLMLGRGGAMTCAEVAAIGLPTIYVPYPHSNQEQKRNALPVVDAGGGLLVDDAEVTPAWVEHTVIPLIRDTQRLWAMSHAAAGYGRRDGDVALLNFVYEAVSR; from the coding sequence ATGGGTCCGCTGCGTTCGGTGGTGCTCTGCGGAGGGGGTACGGGCGGGCACATCTACCCGCTGCTCGCCTTCGCCGACTGCCTGCGCCGACACGACCCGAGCGTCCGGATCACCTGCCTGGGCACACCGAAGGGGCTGGAGAACGAGCTGATCCCGCCGGCCGGCTACGACCTGCGGCAGATCCCGGCCTACCAGCTGCCCCGGTCGGTGAACATGAGCCTGGTGCGCACCCCGGACCGGATGTGGAAGGCGGCCCGCGCCGCGGGCAAGGTGATCGACGAGGTGCAGGCCGACGTCGTGGTCGGTTTCGGCGGGTACGTCTCGGTGCCCGGCTACCTGGCCGCGTGGCGGCGCGACCTGCCGATCGTCATCCACGAGGTGAACGTGCCGCCGGGTGTGGCCAACCGGATGGGCATGAAGTTCACCAAGAACGTCGCGGTGGGTTTCCCGCACCAACCGGTGCAGGCCGAGGCGCTGCGCGACGCCCGGGTGGTCGGGGTTCCGCTGCGCCGCGGCATCGCCGGGCTGGACCGGGCCGCCCTGCGGGACGCCGCGCGTGCCCACTTCGGGCTCCGCCCCGACCTGCCGGTGCTCTTCGTGGCCGGCGGCTCGCAGGGCGCCCGCTCGATCAACCTGGCCGTCTCCGGCGCCGCCAAGGAGTTGGCGCGCAACGGCGTGCAGGTGCTGCACGTGATCGGCGCCCGCAACGAGCCGGTCTCCGTCCCCTCCGACCTGCCGGTGCCGTACGTGACGCTGCCCTACCTGTCCGAGATGGAGCTGGGTTACGCGGCGGCCGACCTGATGCTGGGCCGGGGCGGCGCGATGACCTGCGCCGAGGTGGCCGCGATCGGCCTGCCCACGATCTACGTGCCCTATCCGCACAGCAACCAGGAGCAGAAGCGCAACGCGCTGCCCGTGGTGGACGCCGGCGGAGGGCTGCTCGTCGACGACGCCGAGGTGACCCCGGCCTGGGTGGAGCACACGGTGATCCCGCTGATCCGGGACACGCAGCGGCTCTGGGCGATGAGCCACGCCGCGGCCGGCTACGGTCGCCGCGACGGCGACGTGGCGCTGTTGAACTTCGTCTACGAGGCGGTGTCCCGCTGA
- a CDS encoding YggT family protein — MLSILFQVLYLLLYFFLLVLLARFVLGAVLAYGRRWQPGRGASAGLEVVWSVTDPPLRALRRVIPPLRIGTVSIDLASLVLLVILFVLMEFVLQRLIVAFA, encoded by the coding sequence GTGTTGTCGATCCTGTTCCAGGTGCTCTACCTGCTGCTCTACTTCTTCCTCCTTGTCCTTTTGGCGAGGTTTGTTCTGGGAGCCGTCCTGGCCTACGGCCGCCGCTGGCAGCCGGGGCGAGGCGCATCGGCAGGACTGGAAGTCGTGTGGAGCGTCACTGATCCGCCCCTGCGAGCGTTGAGGCGTGTGATCCCACCTCTGCGAATTGGTACCGTGAGCATCGACCTGGCCTCCCTTGTGCTCCTGGTTATCCTGTTCGTGCTGATGGAGTTCGTGTTACAGCGTCTGATCGTGGCGTTTGCCTGA
- the ftsZ gene encoding cell division protein FtsZ has translation MTPPHNYLAVIKVVGIGGGGVNAVNRMIEVGLKGVEFIAINTDAQALLMSDADVKLDVGRELTRGLGAGANPDVGKNAAEDHRDEIEEVLKGADMVFVTCGEGGGTGTGGAPVVANIARKLGALTIGVVTRPFSFEGKRRQVQAEAGIEELRNQCDTLIVIPNDRLLALGDRNISMMDAFRTADQVLLSGVQGITDLITTPGLINLDFADVKSVMSGAGSALMGIGSARGENRAVEAAEAAISSPLLEQSMDGARGVLLSIAGGSDLGLFEINDAAQLVTDAAHPDANIIFGAVIDDALGDEVRVTVIAAGFDGGTPAYKAVEPPRKSNQNPPAQPNAPVSPPATMPAPQQPSRRVLFDDVDVPDFLKNGS, from the coding sequence ATGACACCTCCGCACAACTACCTGGCGGTCATCAAGGTCGTCGGCATCGGGGGCGGCGGCGTGAACGCCGTCAACCGGATGATCGAGGTTGGGCTCAAGGGCGTCGAGTTCATCGCGATCAACACCGATGCGCAGGCGCTGCTGATGAGCGACGCCGACGTCAAGCTCGACGTGGGGCGGGAACTGACCCGAGGGTTGGGCGCCGGCGCGAATCCGGACGTCGGGAAGAACGCCGCCGAGGACCACCGCGACGAGATCGAGGAGGTGCTCAAGGGCGCCGACATGGTCTTCGTGACCTGCGGCGAGGGTGGCGGCACCGGCACCGGCGGCGCGCCGGTGGTGGCGAACATCGCGCGCAAGCTCGGTGCGCTCACCATCGGCGTGGTCACCCGGCCGTTCTCGTTCGAGGGCAAGCGCCGCCAGGTGCAGGCCGAGGCGGGCATCGAGGAGCTGCGCAACCAGTGCGACACGCTCATCGTGATCCCGAACGACCGGCTGCTCGCGCTCGGCGACCGCAACATCTCCATGATGGACGCCTTCCGCACCGCGGACCAGGTGCTCCTCTCCGGTGTCCAGGGCATCACCGACCTGATCACCACGCCGGGCCTGATCAACCTGGACTTCGCCGACGTGAAGAGCGTGATGAGCGGCGCGGGCAGCGCGCTGATGGGCATCGGCAGCGCCCGGGGTGAGAACCGCGCCGTCGAGGCGGCCGAGGCGGCCATCTCCAGCCCGCTGCTGGAGCAGAGCATGGACGGCGCGCGGGGGGTGCTGCTCTCCATCGCCGGCGGCTCGGACCTCGGCCTGTTCGAAATCAACGACGCGGCGCAGCTGGTCACCGACGCGGCCCACCCGGACGCCAACATCATCTTCGGCGCGGTCATCGACGACGCCCTCGGTGACGAGGTGCGGGTGACCGTGATCGCGGCCGGCTTCGACGGGGGCACGCCGGCCTACAAGGCGGTCGAGCCGCCGCGCAAGAGCAACCAGAATCCGCCCGCCCAGCCGAACGCGCCGGTGAGCCCGCCGGCCACCATGCCGGCCCCGCAGCAGCCGTCGCGCCGGGTGCTCTTCGACGACGTCGACGTGCCCGACTTCCTCAAGAACGGGTCCTGA
- a CDS encoding FtsQ-type POTRA domain-containing protein, producing MSPGPARGRTGGQDGGAGRRSPVRRWQLVRAGADAVPPSTRRFMARARQRRMRAALPWAVAAAVLSGAGLVAWTVLGTGLFGVRDVRVVGARLVTPVEIRDAAAVPDDAPLARVDLAATARRIGTLPPVARATVAREWPSTLVIRVVERVPVAAVPQGERFAVIDAAGVVFQRLDRAPDGLPLVRVVRPGPDDPGTRAGLAVLAALGEKLRAELVTVDVAGLARITVRLRDGREIFWGDASRSADKSSVATALLPRRADRIDVSAPDVVTFK from the coding sequence ATGAGTCCCGGCCCGGCCCGCGGACGCACGGGCGGCCAGGACGGCGGGGCGGGGCGGCGGAGTCCGGTCCGCCGCTGGCAGCTGGTGCGGGCCGGCGCGGACGCGGTGCCGCCGTCCACCCGCCGTTTCATGGCCCGGGCCCGGCAGCGGCGGATGCGGGCCGCGCTGCCCTGGGCGGTGGCGGCGGCGGTGCTCTCGGGCGCCGGTCTGGTCGCCTGGACGGTGCTCGGCACCGGGCTGTTCGGCGTCCGCGATGTGCGGGTGGTCGGCGCGCGGCTGGTCACGCCGGTGGAGATCCGGGACGCCGCGGCGGTGCCGGACGACGCGCCGTTGGCGCGGGTGGACCTGGCCGCGACCGCCCGTCGGATCGGCACGCTGCCGCCGGTGGCGCGGGCCACGGTGGCGCGGGAGTGGCCGTCGACGCTTGTGATCCGGGTGGTCGAGCGGGTGCCGGTGGCGGCGGTGCCGCAGGGGGAGCGGTTCGCCGTGATCGACGCCGCCGGCGTGGTCTTCCAGCGCCTGGACCGGGCCCCCGACGGTTTGCCGCTGGTCCGGGTGGTCCGGCCGGGCCCGGACGACCCGGGTACCCGGGCCGGCCTGGCGGTGCTCGCCGCGCTCGGCGAGAAGCTGCGGGCCGAGCTGGTCACGGTGGACGTGGCGGGGCTGGCCCGGATCACGGTGCGGCTGCGCGACGGCCGGGAGATCTTCTGGGGCGACGCCTCCCGCAGCGCGGACAAGTCCTCGGTGGCCACCGCGTTGCTGCCGCGCCGCGCCGACCGGATCGACGTCAGCGCGCCGGACGTGGTCACGTTCAAGTGA
- a CDS encoding potassium/proton antiporter has protein sequence MTPGLNLALLVGAAVLLVAVGAVRFSTRLGVPSLLVYLALGVLIGEAGLGIRFDDVELTRMLGFCALIVIIAEGGLSARWSLLRPVLGLAAVLSTVGVVVSIVAVGVVVHVLLGLDWRLALLYGAVLSSTDAAAVFATLRRLRLPPRLVATLEAESGMNDAPVVLLVLLLSRAGVEAAHPWWYEALLLAYELAVGAAVGVVAGLAGRYALRRAALPSAGLYPIAVVGFTVLAYAAGSALHASGFLAVYVAGVLLGNSRLPHRQAILGFADGLAWLAQIGLFVLLGLLVTPGRLGSAVVPAVITGLALLLFARPLSVAVSALPFRVPVRKQLFLSWAGLRGAVPIVLATIPLSLRVPGADRLFDAVFVLVVIFTLLQAGTLAPAARRLGVTAPAEATEILLETAPLERMRADLLQLEVPSASRLAGVHVDELRLPVGAAVTLVLRDGAGFVPDAGTRLKVGDSLLIVATAGVRDEAERRLRAVSRRGRLARWFGEDGEDRTG, from the coding sequence ATGACTCCGGGGCTGAACCTCGCGCTGCTGGTGGGCGCCGCCGTGCTGCTGGTCGCGGTGGGCGCGGTGCGCTTCTCCACCCGGCTCGGCGTGCCCAGCCTGCTGGTCTACCTGGCGCTCGGCGTGCTGATCGGCGAGGCGGGCCTGGGCATCCGTTTCGACGACGTCGAGCTGACCCGGATGCTCGGTTTCTGCGCGCTCATCGTGATCATCGCCGAGGGCGGCCTGAGCGCGCGGTGGAGCCTGCTGCGTCCGGTGCTCGGCCTGGCCGCCGTGCTCTCCACGGTCGGTGTCGTGGTCAGCATCGTGGCCGTCGGCGTGGTGGTGCACGTGCTGCTCGGCCTGGACTGGCGGCTCGCCCTGCTCTACGGCGCGGTGCTCTCCTCGACCGACGCCGCGGCGGTCTTCGCCACCCTGCGGCGGCTGCGCCTGCCGCCCCGGCTGGTGGCCACGCTCGAGGCCGAGTCCGGGATGAACGACGCCCCGGTGGTCCTGTTGGTGCTGCTGCTGTCCCGGGCCGGGGTGGAGGCCGCCCACCCCTGGTGGTACGAAGCGTTGCTGCTCGCCTACGAGCTGGCCGTCGGCGCGGCGGTCGGGGTGGTCGCGGGCCTGGCCGGGCGGTACGCGTTGCGTCGCGCCGCGCTGCCGTCGGCGGGTCTCTACCCGATCGCGGTGGTCGGCTTCACCGTTCTGGCGTACGCGGCCGGCTCGGCGCTGCACGCCTCGGGTTTCCTCGCCGTCTACGTGGCCGGGGTGCTGCTCGGCAACTCCCGCCTGCCGCACCGGCAGGCGATCCTCGGGTTCGCCGACGGGCTGGCGTGGTTGGCCCAGATCGGCCTGTTCGTGCTGCTCGGCCTGCTCGTCACGCCGGGCCGGCTGGGCTCGGCGGTGGTGCCGGCGGTGATCACCGGGCTGGCCCTGCTGCTGTTCGCCCGGCCGCTGTCGGTGGCGGTGTCCGCGCTGCCGTTCCGGGTTCCCGTGCGCAAGCAGCTCTTCCTCTCCTGGGCCGGGCTGCGCGGCGCGGTGCCGATCGTGCTGGCCACCATCCCGCTGTCGTTGCGGGTGCCGGGCGCGGACCGGCTCTTCGACGCGGTCTTCGTGCTGGTGGTGATCTTCACGCTGCTCCAGGCCGGCACGCTGGCCCCGGCCGCCCGCCGGTTGGGTGTGACCGCGCCGGCGGAGGCGACGGAGATCCTGTTGGAGACCGCCCCGCTGGAGCGGATGCGGGCCGACCTGCTCCAGTTGGAGGTGCCGTCCGCCTCCCGGCTGGCCGGGGTGCACGTGGACGAGCTGCGGCTGCCGGTCGGCGCCGCGGTCACGCTCGTGCTGCGGGACGGGGCCGGGTTCGTGCCCGACGCGGGCACCCGGCTCAAGGTGGGCGACAGCCTGCTCATCGTCGCCACCGCGGGGGTGCGGGACGAGGCGGAACGGCGGTTGCGGGCGGTCAGTCGCCGGGGTCGCCTGGCCCGGTGGTTTGGGGAGGACGGCGAGGACCGGACCGGGTGA
- the sepF gene encoding cell division protein SepF, which translates to MGALRKAGVWLGLVEEDDERAYEDGGYDKGGYRDSRYRSSRYAEEFADEDDEEPEEPPAPRTRAGDRGRLAERATSRGVDTDRSDTERPERAERAERASVRSITRSSAGETSGALAYHTRDNLALAPQASPRERAVVPEDEQRYQITTLHPTTYREARTIGEHFRDGVPVIINLTEMDEADARRLVDFAAGLAFGLRGTIERVTNRVFLLSPANVQVTAEDKAKIAEGGFFSLS; encoded by the coding sequence ATGGGTGCACTGCGCAAGGCGGGGGTCTGGCTCGGTCTCGTCGAGGAGGACGACGAGCGGGCGTACGAGGACGGTGGCTACGACAAGGGTGGCTACCGTGACTCGCGCTACCGGTCGAGCCGGTACGCCGAGGAGTTCGCCGACGAGGACGACGAGGAGCCGGAGGAGCCGCCGGCGCCCCGGACCCGCGCGGGCGACCGGGGTCGGCTGGCCGAGCGCGCCACGAGCCGCGGGGTCGACACCGACCGCTCCGACACCGAGCGTCCGGAGCGCGCGGAGCGGGCCGAGCGGGCCAGCGTCCGGTCGATCACCCGCTCCTCCGCCGGCGAGACGTCCGGCGCGCTGGCCTACCACACCCGGGACAACCTCGCCCTGGCGCCGCAGGCGTCGCCGCGTGAGCGGGCGGTGGTTCCGGAGGACGAGCAGCGCTACCAGATCACCACGCTGCACCCGACCACCTACCGGGAGGCCCGGACCATCGGCGAGCACTTCCGGGACGGGGTGCCGGTGATCATCAACCTCACCGAGATGGACGAGGCGGACGCCCGCCGACTTGTCGACTTCGCCGCCGGGCTCGCGTTCGGCCTGCGCGGTACGATCGAGCGCGTGACCAACCGGGTGTTCCTGCTCTCACCGGCCAACGTCCAGGTCACCGCGGAGGACAAGGCCAAGATCGCTGAGGGCGGCTTTTTCAGTCTGAGCTAG
- a CDS encoding putative peptidoglycan glycosyltransferase FtsW, producing MAALRGLLARPLASYYLLLSSAGLLLLIGLTMVFSATSVRDYAEGGDAAASLTKQTVFAVIGVGAFWACQRLPARTFRGVSRPALGVAVALLLLLNLLVAMESLFGVASIGPLKGELLSLSLGPISLQPAEVAKFALVLWGAHVLARKGAKLGWWRELATPLFPVVGLLFVLVGFNDLGSMLCLVALVVGLLWAAGVRGRVFAVLSTIGLAGIGLLVAAASLGAGSGSRDADNYRLGRLTMWLNPPDPQTCIELKLENCYQPMMARYAIGNGGWFGVGLGQSVFKWDWLPEAHNDFIFAIIAEELGVVGCAVILALFAVLAYTGMRIARRVEDPFRRLAAAGVTAWLVGQAGINIGGVTGLLPLTGVPLPFISDGGSALVVTLAAIGMLASFARAEPDAARALNARPPARWVRLVWAPLPPLPGRRRRPAPPPADRGSVPRSRQRRRDDQAAARGARSDRARAGSASERRR from the coding sequence CTGGCCGCGCTGCGGGGCCTGCTGGCCCGGCCGTTGGCCTCCTACTACCTGCTGCTCTCCAGCGCCGGCCTGCTGCTGCTGATCGGCCTCACCATGGTCTTCTCGGCGACGAGCGTCCGGGACTACGCCGAGGGCGGTGACGCCGCCGCCTCGCTGACCAAGCAGACCGTGTTCGCGGTGATCGGCGTCGGCGCGTTCTGGGCCTGCCAGCGGCTGCCCGCGCGGACGTTCCGGGGGGTGAGCCGCCCCGCGCTCGGCGTGGCGGTGGCGCTGCTGCTCCTGCTCAACCTGCTGGTCGCCATGGAATCGCTGTTCGGGGTGGCGTCCATCGGGCCGTTGAAGGGCGAACTCCTCTCGCTCTCCCTCGGCCCGATCTCGCTCCAGCCGGCCGAGGTGGCCAAGTTCGCGCTGGTGCTGTGGGGCGCGCACGTGCTCGCCCGCAAGGGCGCCAAGCTGGGCTGGTGGCGGGAGTTGGCCACGCCGCTGTTCCCGGTGGTCGGCCTGCTCTTCGTGCTCGTCGGCTTCAACGACCTGGGCAGCATGCTGTGCCTGGTGGCGCTCGTGGTGGGTCTGCTCTGGGCGGCCGGCGTCCGGGGCCGGGTCTTCGCCGTGCTCTCCACGATCGGCCTGGCCGGTATCGGCCTGCTGGTCGCCGCCGCCTCGCTCGGCGCCGGCTCCGGCTCCCGGGACGCCGACAACTACCGGCTGGGCCGGCTCACCATGTGGCTGAACCCGCCGGATCCGCAGACCTGCATCGAGCTGAAGCTGGAGAACTGCTACCAGCCGATGATGGCCCGGTACGCGATCGGCAACGGCGGCTGGTTCGGCGTCGGCCTGGGTCAGAGCGTGTTCAAATGGGACTGGCTGCCCGAGGCGCACAACGACTTCATCTTCGCCATCATCGCGGAGGAGCTGGGCGTGGTGGGCTGCGCGGTGATCCTGGCGCTGTTCGCCGTGCTCGCCTACACCGGGATGCGGATCGCCCGCCGGGTGGAGGATCCGTTCCGCCGGCTCGCCGCCGCCGGGGTGACCGCCTGGCTGGTCGGGCAGGCCGGCATCAACATCGGCGGGGTCACCGGGCTGCTGCCGCTGACCGGCGTACCGCTGCCGTTCATCTCCGACGGCGGCAGCGCCCTGGTGGTGACGCTTGCCGCGATCGGCATGCTCGCCTCCTTCGCCCGCGCGGAGCCGGACGCGGCCCGGGCCCTGAACGCCCGTCCACCGGCCCGATGGGTCCGACTAGTGTGGGCCCCGTTGCCGCCGCTTCCCGGCCGGCGCCGCCGACCGGCGCCGCCACCGGCGGACCGAGGGTCCGTGCCCCGGTCCCGCCAGCGTCGGCGCGACGATCAGGCCGCGGCCCGCGGCGCCCGGTCCGACCGGGCGCGCGCCGGCTCGGCGAGCGAGAGGAGACGCTGA
- the murC gene encoding UDP-N-acetylmuramate--L-alanine ligase, whose translation MNTAQFTPAGTMTAEDLGRIHLIGVGGVGMAGLARLFLTRGLPVSGSELREWPSLAGLRALGGTIHPAHEASNLDGVDTVVYSSAIPQDHLEMVEARRRGLRVLHRSEALAAAMTGRRTVAVAGTHGKTSTTSMVTMVLQQAGTDPSFVIGGEISEVGSGAHHGTGEHFVVEADESDRSFLIYRPYVSIITNIEADHLNTYGDLANLEAAFAEFARLTDPDGFVVTCADDAGGRRLAETLRSEGRRVWTYGESADADLRMSEVVSSARGVRYQAEIEGRSLGEIRLPIPGRHMALNSAAAVLAAYLLELPVAAAEAALGAFPGVRRRFERKGVADGVLVYDEYAYHPTSMTLALQTLREVAGDGRLIVVFQPYRLYRTRDLQAEIAAALGIADEVVLLEVFGPGEQRDPGEGSAALLAAVPLPADRKVFVEAWDDVPAEVARRARTGDVVVTMGAPPISLMGDQLLDALVARTGGTAAPGVGVDPDGAATTAG comes from the coding sequence ATGAACACCGCGCAGTTCACGCCCGCCGGCACCATGACCGCGGAGGATCTGGGCCGGATCCACCTGATCGGGGTGGGCGGCGTCGGGATGGCCGGTCTGGCCCGTCTCTTCCTCACCCGCGGGCTGCCGGTCTCCGGCAGCGAGTTGCGGGAGTGGCCGTCGCTTGCCGGCCTGCGGGCGCTGGGCGGGACGATCCACCCCGCTCACGAGGCGTCCAACCTCGACGGGGTGGACACCGTCGTCTACTCCTCGGCGATCCCGCAGGACCATCTGGAGATGGTCGAGGCGCGTCGCCGGGGCCTGCGCGTGCTGCACCGGTCCGAGGCGCTCGCCGCCGCGATGACCGGCCGGCGCACGGTGGCGGTGGCCGGCACGCACGGCAAGACGTCCACCACGTCGATGGTCACCATGGTGCTCCAGCAGGCCGGCACCGATCCGTCCTTCGTGATCGGTGGCGAGATCTCCGAGGTCGGCTCCGGCGCGCACCACGGCACCGGCGAGCACTTCGTGGTGGAGGCGGACGAGAGCGACCGCTCCTTCCTCATCTACCGCCCGTACGTGTCGATCATCACGAACATCGAGGCGGACCACCTCAACACCTACGGCGACCTGGCCAACCTGGAGGCGGCCTTCGCCGAGTTCGCCCGGCTCACCGATCCGGACGGTTTCGTCGTCACCTGCGCCGACGACGCCGGTGGCCGGCGGCTGGCCGAGACGCTGCGGTCCGAGGGGCGTCGGGTCTGGACGTACGGCGAGTCCGCCGACGCCGACCTGCGGATGAGCGAGGTGGTGTCCTCGGCGCGCGGCGTGCGTTACCAGGCCGAGATCGAGGGCCGGTCGCTGGGCGAGATCCGGCTGCCGATCCCGGGCCGGCACATGGCGCTCAACAGCGCCGCCGCGGTGCTCGCGGCGTACCTGCTGGAGCTGCCGGTGGCGGCGGCGGAGGCCGCGCTCGGCGCGTTTCCCGGCGTGCGGCGGCGCTTCGAGCGCAAGGGCGTGGCCGACGGCGTGCTCGTCTACGACGAGTACGCCTACCACCCGACCTCGATGACGCTTGCGCTCCAGACGCTGCGCGAGGTGGCCGGCGACGGCCGGCTGATCGTGGTCTTCCAGCCCTACCGGCTCTACCGCACCCGGGACCTCCAGGCGGAGATCGCCGCCGCGCTCGGCATCGCCGACGAGGTGGTGCTGCTGGAGGTCTTCGGCCCCGGCGAGCAGCGCGACCCCGGCGAGGGGTCGGCCGCGCTGCTCGCGGCGGTGCCGCTGCCGGCGGATCGGAAGGTCTTCGTCGAGGCGTGGGACGACGTGCCGGCCGAGGTGGCCCGCCGGGCCCGTACCGGCGACGTGGTGGTGACCATGGGTGCGCCGCCGATCTCGCTGATGGGTGACCAGCTGCTGGACGCCCTGGTGGCCCGGACCGGCGGCACCGCGGCCCCGGGCGTCGGCGTCGACCCGGACGGCGCGGCGACCACCGCCGGATGA
- a CDS encoding YggS family pyridoxal phosphate-dependent enzyme, whose amino-acid sequence MTDSPIAVRPERRAELAAGLTRVRARVADACAAAGRSRDEVTLVAVTKTYPAADVVALAGLGVTDVGENRDQEAAPKAAAVTDAGAAPRWHFIGQLQRNKARSVVRYADVVQSVDSVRLAAALDAAVTGVRDRPLDVLVQVSIDGDPARGGALPGAAEPERGLGPVAAAVAGAGGLRLAGLMAVAPLGWEPDRAFARLAEVAAGLRADHPGATALSAGMSGDLESAIAHGATHVRVGSALLGMRPTLG is encoded by the coding sequence ATGACCGACTCACCCATCGCGGTGCGACCCGAGCGTCGCGCCGAACTCGCGGCCGGCCTGACCCGGGTCCGGGCCCGCGTCGCGGACGCCTGCGCGGCGGCCGGCCGGTCCCGGGACGAGGTGACCCTGGTCGCGGTGACGAAGACCTACCCGGCCGCCGACGTGGTCGCGCTGGCCGGGCTCGGGGTGACCGACGTGGGGGAGAACCGGGACCAGGAGGCGGCACCGAAGGCGGCGGCGGTGACCGATGCCGGGGCCGCCCCGCGCTGGCACTTCATCGGCCAGTTGCAACGCAACAAGGCCCGTTCGGTGGTCCGGTACGCCGATGTGGTCCAGTCGGTCGACAGCGTGCGACTGGCCGCCGCCCTGGACGCCGCCGTGACCGGCGTCCGGGACCGGCCGTTGGACGTGCTGGTGCAGGTCAGCATCGACGGTGACCCGGCCCGGGGCGGGGCGCTGCCGGGCGCGGCCGAGCCGGAACGGGGGCTCGGGCCGGTGGCCGCGGCCGTGGCCGGGGCGGGTGGGCTGCGGCTGGCCGGTCTGATGGCGGTGGCCCCGCTCGGCTGGGAGCCGGATCGGGCGTTCGCCCGGCTGGCCGAGGTGGCGGCGGGGCTGCGGGCCGACCATCCGGGCGCGACGGCGCTGTCCGCGGGGATGAGCGGCGATCTGGAGAGCGCGATCGCTCACGGCGCGACACATGTCCGCGTCGGCAGCGCGTTGCTCGGCATGCGTCCCACGCTGGGGTAG
- a CDS encoding DivIVA domain-containing protein has translation MPLTPADVHNVAFKKPPIGKRGYDEEEVDAFLDEVERELARLIEENNELRAQVERGGRGGAPAGPGGDARLAAELNDVKAQLDRVQRDKAAAEQAARAMQAELEQVRTQGGPAGVTGDGEQQALRVLMMAQRTADDHVSDARREADSLLSEARSKAEEVTREARAKADALERDARQRHQEAMGGLDAKRTALQKHIEELKQFEREYRTRLKAYLESQLRDLDGRGQGLEVEMNRAEGNRAAGGSNGLATAGLAGSYGGGRGGALESGR, from the coding sequence ATGCCGCTGACCCCGGCCGACGTCCACAACGTCGCCTTCAAAAAGCCGCCGATCGGCAAGCGGGGGTATGACGAGGAGGAGGTCGACGCCTTCCTGGACGAGGTCGAGCGCGAGCTGGCCCGTCTGATCGAGGAGAACAACGAGCTGCGCGCCCAGGTGGAGCGCGGCGGTCGGGGTGGCGCGCCCGCCGGCCCTGGCGGCGACGCCCGGCTCGCGGCGGAGCTCAACGACGTCAAGGCCCAGCTCGACCGGGTGCAGCGCGACAAGGCGGCCGCCGAGCAGGCGGCCCGGGCGATGCAGGCCGAGCTCGAGCAGGTCCGCACCCAGGGCGGCCCGGCGGGCGTCACCGGTGACGGCGAGCAGCAGGCGCTGCGGGTGCTGATGATGGCCCAGCGCACCGCCGACGACCACGTCTCCGACGCCCGGCGCGAGGCCGACAGCCTGCTCTCCGAGGCCCGGTCCAAGGCCGAGGAGGTCACCCGCGAGGCGCGGGCCAAGGCCGACGCCCTGGAGCGGGACGCCCGCCAGCGGCACCAGGAGGCCATGGGCGGCCTGGACGCCAAGCGCACCGCGCTCCAGAAGCACATCGAGGAGCTCAAGCAGTTCGAGCGGGAGTACCGCACCCGCCTCAAGGCGTACCTGGAGAGCCAGCTGCGTGACCTCGACGGTCGCGGCCAGGGCCTCGAGGTCGAGATGAACCGCGCCGAGGGCAACCGTGCCGCCGGCGGCAGCAACGGCCTCGCCACCGCGGGCCTCGCCGGCTCCTACGGCGGCGGTCGCGGCGGCGCGCTCGAGTCCGGCCGCTGA
- a CDS encoding DUF167 domain-containing protein, with product MTNAEAPLTVAVRVKPGAARARVGGRFDGPHGPALVVAVHAPAVDGRATEAARRALADALGVRPAAVSLRSGVASRDKLFLVERPTDGLTEVLRRLRDGSAG from the coding sequence ATGACGAACGCGGAGGCCCCGCTCACCGTCGCGGTGCGGGTGAAGCCCGGCGCGGCCCGTGCCCGGGTCGGCGGGCGGTTCGACGGGCCGCACGGTCCCGCCCTGGTCGTCGCCGTGCACGCCCCGGCGGTGGACGGCCGGGCCACCGAGGCCGCCCGGCGGGCGTTGGCCGACGCGCTCGGCGTCCGGCCGGCGGCGGTGTCGCTGCGCTCCGGTGTGGCCAGCCGGGACAAGCTCTTCCTGGTCGAGCGCCCGACCGACGGGTTGACCGAGGTGCTGCGTCGGCTCCGCGACGGCAGCGCCGGGTGA